From one Triticum urartu cultivar G1812 chromosome 3, Tu2.1, whole genome shotgun sequence genomic stretch:
- the LOC125543434 gene encoding cyclin-A1-2-like: MSSNSAAPRRFSSAMSTATAKRPAVAEGAGGSRAAAGPAAAQQQAKKRVALGNLTTNVAAAAAGRAGCGKIAVVTAGNARLNSTTSAAPVKKGSLPSARNASANRGSSVKSASTKPAPVTSRHEGSMQKESAPPRKVPTAVPIAVPAVIPFSSFVSPGHSGDSISTDETMSSCDSMKSPDFEYIDNGDSSLLDSLQRRANENLRISDDRTVEGAKWKKDAAAPMEIDNVCDVDDNYEDPQLCATLASDIYMHLREAETRKRPSTDFLETIQKDVNPSMRAILIDWLVEVAEEYRLVPDTLYLTVNYIDRYLSGNEINRQRLQLLGVACMLIAAKYEEICAPQVEEFCYITDNTYFKDEVLDMEASVLNYLKFEMTAPTAKCFLRRFVRAAQVCDEDPPLHLEFLANYVAELSLLEYSLLAYPPSLVAASAIFLSKFILQPAKHPWNSTLAHYTQYKPSELCDCVKALHRLFSVGPGSNLPAIREKYSQHKYKFVGKKQCPTSVPAEFFQDAAC, encoded by the exons ATGTCGAGCAACTCCGCCGCCCCCCGCCGCTTCTCGTCGGCGATGTCGACCGCGACGGCCAAGCGCCCGGCCGTGGCGGAGGGCGCCGGGGGATCCAGGGCGGCGGCGGGCCCCGCGGCCGCCCAGCAGCAGGCCAAGAAGCGCGTGGCGCTCGGCAACCTCACCACCAACGTCGCCGCGGCGGCCGCGGGCAGGGCCGGCTGCGGGAAGATCGCGGTCGTCACGGCGGGCAATGCG AGGTTGAATTCAACTACCTCAGCTGCACCAGTGAAGAAGGGATCTTTGCCAAGTGCTCGGAATGCAAGCGCAAATCGTGGTTCGTCTGTGAAATCGGCTTCCACCAAGCCAGCTCCTGTCACATCTCGCCATGAGGGCTCCATGCAGAAGGAGAGTGCTCCTCCTCGTAAGGTGCCTACGGCGGTGCCGATTGCCGTGCCTGCCGTTATACCCTTCAGCAGCTTCGTGTCTCCTGGACATTCAGGAGATTCAATTTCCACTGACGAGACTATGTCGAGTTGCGACTCTATGAAGAGCCCCGATTTCGAGTACATTGATAATGGTGACTCCTCATTGCTCGATTCTTTGCAACGACGGGCAAATGAAAACCTGCGCATTTCAGATGATAGAACTGTGGAAG GAGCTAAGTGGAAGAAGGATGCTGCTGCCCCAATGGAAATTGACAACGTTTGTGACGTTGATGACAACTATGAGGATCCACAGCTGTGTGCTACTCTTGCTTCTGATATCTATATGCACTTGCGAGAGGCTGAG ACGAGGAAAAGACCTTCAACTGATTTTCTGGAAACAATTCAGAAGGATGTGAACCCAAGCATGAGGGCTATCCTGATTGACTGGCTTGTGGAA GTTGCTGAAGAATATCGTCTTGTTCCTGATACCTTATACCTGACAGTCAACTATATTGACCGTTACCTTTCGGGCAACGAGATCAATCGCCAAAGGCTGCAATTACTCGGTGTCGCTTGCATGCTTATAGCTGC TAAATATGAGGAGATTTGTGCACCCCAGGTAGAAGAATTCTGCTACATCACTGACAATACCTACTTCAAGGATGAG GTTTTGGATATGGAAGCTTCCGTCCTCAATTACCTGAAGTTTGAGATGACCGCACCTACAGCAAAGTGCTTTTTAAG GAGATTTGTCCGGGCTGCACAAGTCTGTGATGAG GATCCACCTTTGCATCTTGAGTTCCTAGCCAATTATGTTGCTGAGCTATCACTGCTTGAGTACAGTCTACTTGCTTACCCTCCTTCACTTGTTGCGGCCTCCGCAATTTTCTTGTCGAAGTTCATACTGCAGCCAGCAAAACACCCCTGG AACTCCACCCTTGCCCACTACACACAGTACAAGCCGTCGGAGCTATGCGATTGCGTGAAGGCGCTGCACCGCCTTTTCAGCGTTGGTCCTGGGAGTAATCTTCCTGCAATCAGAGAAAAGTACAGCCAACATAAG TACAAATTTGTCGGGAAGAAGCAATGCCCAACTTCAGTGCCCGCAGAATTCTTCCAGGACGCGGCATGCTAG